GCACAGTGCATGCTGGGGCAGGGAGTAGGTGACACATGGAGCTTCTTTTCTCGATTCCTGCCCGCTTTCTGTAATATTTAGTTCAAACCAGGCCcctgcctgttgtttcactTGCTTCCAGACTgagatttggtgttgttattttctttatttgttgtcagtttccctcctgacagttagTTTGGAGGTTGGCTGGTTTGGGGAACTTGGAGGGTTGTTCTTCGCTTGGAGCAGTAACAGCGGGAGTTTAACTGGcagaataatcaataataataagtCAGTCCACTTTAGGTGAACTGGTCAGATTAGGCTAACCCTTTGTAGCTATCTTCACTTAAATCAGCTGGTGGCAGGCAAGTCACAGGAACTTGGCTTGGGTCTTGAGAAGTTGTAGCATTTGTTCACtgcctaaactgtacacacactgcactgtcCACATCTATACCTTATGTTACCCCTATagaagaatatatttattcctACCAAAGCGAAACAATCGGATTAAGCGTTTACATGGTTATTAGGCACTAATATTTTTCTATTGAACGGATTATTAAAAGGTTTACACCACCCCTCTCAACCCGATTGAAAATTCCTTCTGATTGGGCCGGATTGGACCAGTCTCTTTCGATTGAGGTGGTTACATGAGGCATTTCTATTCTGATTGGGCTATTATTCTGattattagtggaatattaggGTCCATGTAAATGCAGCTAGTGCTGGTAACGAGCATGGTGCACCAGTCAAGTTCTGCTTCTTCAGCCGCTTGCCACCCTGCCACACAGGAACTGAAAAGATCATGAGATGGTCCTCAGTCTCAAAACAAAAGAATCAACTCCTGCACAATGTCAACACTTTTTATAAAATAGGCGAATTTATTAAATAGCTACGTTTTGGTCAATTGAACTTGATCATAAACACATGGTGGCGCTAACTCTTAAGTCATtgccattaaaccattgcagaagaagaggacagtGAGATGTCATTAAAAAAGCGGCAGTCAGTGAAAAACCATGTAGAAAACACGATGGAAATGTGACTTTTCTGTTAGTTCAACACATTAATTTGAGGaacgttacagtctcctcatctcTCCACACAAATCTGATGTATTCAACTCTTCAGTGGAAGCATGCTTCATgtctgtcatattttttttaaaactttattgaaTCAGGTAGTCACATTGAGATTGTCATCTCTTTACCAAGAGGGACCtgaaaacaagaaacattcaagCAAACGACCACATAAAACTTCGATACACTGACAGCAGCCATCATTCGGACTCCTGCCTGCACCTGTACAGCTTATTAAAGGCACATTAACAACAGCTGCTGATCTTAATTGGATCTGTTCAATAAAATATACTCGGCTGGAattttttacagtacagttaaagttgattttacattcaaattaatATGCTTTAAAACTGTAGAACAGAAAATAGTAATAGAGCAACAGTACAGATTTAGCAGTCATTATTCTTCAGGAGAGGTTATATTCCATATTtgacatatatatacataaatatatatatataatcatacATAACAGTGTAATATAAAGTAATAGGGACTTATTTTCTCTGTTACCTGCAGCTGCAAGTCATTTGCTGTCTCCAGGCCTTTTTACCCACACATTATCAAATACGGGAGTCCTTGGATAAAGTCCCAACAACTCAGGTGGATGATATCTGTGACGATCATTCATTTTGTCAGTTCCACACCATCTTGTCTGCTGGAGGGTGGGCCTGTTTTCTGGTTTTCCTTGATCCACATGAAGCCCACCTGGGTGCCAAAGTTGAGTCCGTCTCTGACGCGGGAGAAGAAGGCTTCGGGGTGACAAGAAGTGCAGGGCGTCACACAGGACCTGTCTGTCACTGTGTCATCATGGATGTGCTCTGGCAGGATCCCACCCTCTTGGAGGAGAATTCTGGGGtggaaaatttgttttttgatttacTGAGCTGCATATAAGAAAGGAGTAGAGTAGAATTTAACTTGATTATTGTATAAAACACACTACAGTACACAAgtaaaaaacacttaaagcatAAACTATTGAAAAATAGAATATTGTGGAGCAGGTCTTGCTGATTCTGATTGGGCTTAGAATAAAATCCTTATATACTTAGTATTGTAATGTCACCTGGGTCATCTGGGGTTTCAATCTGTTACTAACCTGTATCTCTCATCGCCCTGCAGGTGATTGATTAGAGTAACCTGGAACACCTGGGCCCAATGTTCCTAGGTTACTTAAGCCACTGCTGCagctcattcactctctctacccctctgctgctgctctctctgctcctccctACTGGCACCCATGTTACTTTGGTTATTTACTTTGCTTTTATGCACcttcataacacacacacacacatatcttcCACCCATGCACATCACACACCACTGACTTTACTGATTTCCACACCCCATACTTTGCATATTTAGTTAATTCTTTAATTtggttcaattcaattcaaaatatctttttgttaaaactctcccttttgttgtggccacttgagCCAGGTCATAACAAACGGGCTTGTCCATTAACCTGTGTCTGGGCAGCAAACGTAGCATGAGAAGAacatcagcagagcagcagcagcgagtgctcCATCTCTGTGTCTACACTAGAGGCATTCAGGTGCAGTGTTGAGCATAGGTCACCTGCATGTTGGAAGCACTCACAGCCCAATACACATGACTGTAGTGAAGTGcataaaatggaggaaaatagaCATGAAGCACAAATTAATGCTTCAGGTCGCGGTTATGCCCGTAAGATTCGGGTGAGACACAAGACTGCATAGATTACAATGAGAGCCTATCTGTTGCGTGTGACCTGTGTGtgaaaaacacatctgacacaCTTGCTGTCTAGACAGCAAGCGTGTTTAATTAGGGTTAGTTTAAGGAGTTTGTTTTGTGCCTCAGGTAGCAGTTGGGTGCATGGTGTGATTGCACAGCTGATGAGGTGATTGGTCCTGCGTGCTGGCTTTTAGGTGGCATGTTTGTCGCCAGGGCTGTTTTGGGTCTATGGTTTGCTCTGGTTTTCTGGTTTTTGGGAGatacattgtgttttttgcagGAAACATTGGTCTCTGACCTGATGTTGGACTGTCATGTGCTGTTCAGAAGGTAAGTGTTACCCTCCTGATACGCTATTTACACAGATTTCCCAGTTAGGCTGTTGTGGCATTTCCCCTTTGGATTgcgtctgtttgtttgtttgttttttttgtagtgttGTGGCAGCATGATTAGTTTCAGTTGTCTTCAGACAGCTGTCTCGGGTGCACATCTGCGTGATTTTTCACCAGCTTGAAGGTCGCTTTACAAGTCTGCTGGTTTTCAATGCATAAATACCTCCCACTAGACAGCTGCCGCAAGCCAGGTCTGCAACAGGTGGTGTTGATGTTGTGGCTAATTTGCATTTGGAGCAAGACCCTCACACTATTTTCACTCTTTTTGAATGCGTTGCAGATGCAAGAAATTGGCCAGATTTGGCCGAATGCTTATGCTGGATGTTCCTTAATGCACCAGTAATGGTGAATTGAATCACCATTACTGGTGATTCATGATTGAATCACCAGTAATGAGCATGGTTGGTGGAGGAGACTTCAGACAGAGTAGATGGAGAAGGGCgaacagagagaggggggtgggAGCCTGCTTGACACCTGGAATCTGCAGTCCCATGTTGCATTAGTTAGGTCCCAAAGCTAAAAACAAGCCGGTTGTGCTAGCCTCGGCAGGCCGTCTGGACCAGGAAACATAAAACTTGAAATCTGAGTGCATGATGACTAAAATCTTTCACCTTAAAACATATAGATAAAAATATCcaagatctaaaagtgtagtgTAAGATGTGGcttaaaaactggataaaaatgttactttatGACTGAGCCTCTGACAAGCACACATAACGCGGACACATGCTCACTACTCGGTTTGGTTATATTACTTTAGTTATTTACTTTGCTTTTATGCACCTTCataatacacatacacacacatatcttcCACTCATGCGCATCACACACTACTGACTTTACACCccatactttatatatttagttaATCTTTAATTTGGTTCAATTTGGTTTAATtttggtttaataaaatatctttttgttaAAACTTAACACTGGTGTGTCTcccttttgttgtggccacttgagCCACTACTGATATAAAAGTATATCAATCCTGTTGCTGTATGATGGCTATTTAATAAACTGAGGGCCGAATTCTACATACAGTTgagggcaacaaacagaacatcagtatgTTGTTCATGTAAAACCTACAGCTTTACTTCCTCTTGTTTCAGACTGAGTCTGAACAAAGATATCACCTTCTGGACAATATTGTGTATTTCTTAAAATCGGGTCTTAGACAGTCAGTATATCCACTGTCCTGTTATAATGGAGGGTTCTTCCCGACCACAGCTTGCTACTTGTTGATACTGGatatatgagtgaaatgttcagaggcaacatacttgttttttttcccaacaaactttttatggttatgtttagacactggcagcacttggttacgGTtgaggaaagatcatggtccttgtttaatacagaaaaaaggtCCTGCTTCTTGTAAGTCTAccaccaccccaacctcctccaTGTGACTTCAATGTGATATATAAATGTTGTGCttaatttgtttgaaaaaaaaagttgcctgtgaacataatccaggtaGTGATTACGTTTGCCAACGAAACATAATTGGGACATTTCTAGACAGGGTTGGATAGACATAAGGATCAACACGACACACAACACTAATCTACCCACTGGCATAGGGTTAAGCGGAGGTGTGGGAGTGTCTGTGCTCTAATCActttgaaacaatcagaaaataacgttttattgatctgatgaACCGGCTTTCTTGCTACcagcactccctctcttcattcactctccagctcactcaaccacagcttctctctctctctctctctctctctcactggtgctctcagctctctctgtctctttttctcgtcttttttaTAATGAGTCGGGgagccgacagcaaagtctaactttacttttaccATTATCatacaaagagaaatgtcctcccctcctcctagtaacatctttgtacttcctcatggcagagttttacagctctgatcagtctggtctccagctgtgattggccactgcagccttcagccgcagtgacatacggttgtgtttctccaaaagttgacccTGGCTCAATTTTCCAGCCACAGTCCGGTGTAGCGCCACTGAGGCCAAAACGCCCGCAGCTGAAATGCACttcccccattcaaatgaatgggagcaCTGGCGTTttcgccgcaccgcctgatttggtctgattACGGCCTTAAGGAGGCTAATTCAGCTTCACAACATTAGTGTGAGTGACAAAGTTAGCtttaagacaaaacaaacataaaagtcatttcatatttcaaacaaaATCACTTATAAGACAAAACACCTCTGTCATCCTTTTACAGAATACATGCTGGCTTATATTTAACTGACAGATGAGAGTGGTTTTGATcttgtctttaaatgtctgcATGAGAGAAGATGAGCTAACTTCCCACAATGTCAAACTATATTTAATGTGGTCAGAGTTGTTATTAAAATCAAAACTATCTAAAATAAGTACCTGCTCAAGCAGTCAATGACAACTTTCAATACTTGACAGCAGAAAttgtcgattaatcaattagtacatcaacaggaaattaatcagcaactgtttcgatcgattaattgtttcaatAATTTTccaacaaaaatgccaaaatactCTCTCATCCCAGCTTTTATTTGATGTCTTTGTCATATAcgaaataaattgaatatctttgggttttagactgttggttggataaaacaagcaattttaaTACATTACCCTTGGTCCTTGGAAACTGTGACAGGaatgttaaattattttctgatattttatagacaaaaatacCCTGCAGATGAagtgatgatgaaaacaatttttagttgcagccctatttggTAGTTTCTGATACTCAAGACCTGTTTTGAATGATACTGAGGTTCAATACCCAGCCCTAAATGTTGAATGAGTGGAAATCTTTGCTTGCTTGTGGCcatagatgaaaagtcagaggatcacaagtcatttgtaccaaatttcatccaatagttgttgagatatttcagtctggaccaaagtgttgaaaCATAAGAATGGCAGTTATTCACctgattaaatattaaatatgaagtaaaacctgaatataaataatatacagtaataataataataataataataataataataataataataataataataataataataataataataataatataatattctatTCTGCTGAACTGTACCTGTTGGCAAGACGGATGTTGACATGTGGTCTAGCTGACTGCGGATCAAGGACACAGTCTGGATGGATGCAATGGAAGTCGAGCGCCTGCTCTTTCTCCAGGGTGAAACAACACGCCCCCACTGATGGGCCAATGGCCACAACGATGTTGCTCACCTGGCAACCAAAGTCTCTCACCATGGCCTCCACTGTCGCCATAGCAACTCCCATCAGGGTTCC
This genomic interval from Thunnus thynnus chromosome 11, fThuThy2.1, whole genome shotgun sequence contains the following:
- the lacc1 gene encoding purine nucleoside phosphorylase LACC1 isoform X3 encodes the protein MENRRRLALHAGFHPQPLRLVKVKHASDVWVMGKAEPESYDAIVTNQSGVILGAPGADCIPVLFADPVSMVIGVAHAGWKGTLMGVAMATVEAMVRDFGCQVSNIVVAIGPSVGACCFTLEKEQALDFHCIHPDCVLDPQSARPHVNIRLANRILLQEGGILPEHIHDDTVTDRSCVTPCTSCHPEAFFSRVRDGLNFGTQVGFMWIKENQKTGPPSSRQDGVELTK